The Bacillus sp. Bos-x628 genome segment GCTTAGAATATAAGTCAATTTTCATGGTTTGTTCAAGTTCAAACACTTGTACCTTCTGCAAGTGGTCAAGACTTCGTTTTTGCGTTCTTCTTAAATAAGTATATAATCTGAGAAAGGCAGACTTTAAGTGTTGGTCAAGGTGGGAAACGAGCGATTCTGCTTCATTCATCACACCTTCGTTATCTTCGTATGAAATAGTAGCCTGACAGCGCTCTTTCAGTGTCTTCACCGTTTCCTCACCCAGCTCTTTCGATACAACAATTTCTTTTGCACCGACAGAATAAATTTCAGACACGACCTCATCTAATCGTTCGATGAAAGCGACCATGTTTTCACCTGTTGATAAATCAGAGAGCGCCAGACCATAACCATTTTGAAAATAGGAAACAGACGCAATGAAGTTATTCTCATTTTCACTTAAACCTTTACTGTCCATTACCGTACCAGGTGTGATGAGCTGAACGACTTCTCTTTTCACCACACCTTTGGCAGTTTTAGGATCTTCCACTTGCTCACAAATGGCGACTTTATAGCCTTTGGAAATCAGTTGTTCTATGTATGTGGATGCAGAATGATAAGGAACGCCGCACATGGGAATCGTCCCACCATCTCTGCTTGTTAATGTAATTTCTAGTTCTTGTGCCGCTTCTTTTGCATCATCAAAAAACATTTCATAAAAATCGCCTAAGCGAAAAAATAAAAAGGCATCTTGGTAATCAGCCTTTATCTTTAAATATTGCTGTATCATGGGCGTATAACTTGCCATATTTTTAATCCCTCACTATATTACTTTCTCATTCATACCATCTTATATTATATCATAAAAAAACGCCTTGTTTCTGCCTTGACCTAAACACAAAAAAACTAGGGGTACATGCGCCCTAGTCATCAACTATTCTTCTGGATCACCCGCCAAAAATTCTGGATGAATATCCTCTAACTCTTCATCTACTTCCTCTTCCCACTCTTCATCGTCTTTTTCTTTCCAATTTGAGTTGACCTCTACCACAACCTTTGTTTCTCCTACAACCTCAGCGATAAATTCACGCTCTGCCTGAACAACAATTTTATTACCATTTGGAGAAATGGTGACTTCTAAGCAATTGGGCTGTTGAAGCACTTTGGCAATGACTTCGTGCTCATCATCAAGGAAATTTTTGTCTTTGTATCTCAGCTTGATGATATCTACATACTTCACACGCTCGGTCACAACTTCTGTTTTTGTGTTGTCAGCGTAAGAATACCACACGTTAATATCAAATGTTCCTTCAATTTCGACTGTTTTACCGACTTTTTCAGCATCATACTTATGATTAATGATCCAACCGCCTAGTATGCTGGTTGGTTTTTGCGATGGAGAAATGGTGTGTGTGCTTTGGGTGAATTTTCTCCCTTTTGCAACCACCGCTTTTGTAATAATCTCTCTGTATTCAGACATTCCGGCATGCCTCCTTGTTCTTGATCGTTTTATCTTATGCTGGGCATTCGTCTAGTGTGTCATGATTTTGAGCTTCATGTTCAATTAAATTCATTTCTGTTTCAGTGTATGCATGGTTGCCCATAAACTTGCCTTGAAAATTGGAAAAGTTGGAAAGTGAGAGAATTGGAGCAAAGTAAATCGGTTTCGGATGTTTGGTGTTTTAAATAAAGGAAGCCATTCTTAACGTGTATGAAATTTTTTTAAAAGAGGAAATGTATGAGGATATCCTTGAATGTCATAGGTGATGTGAACAATCAACAAAAACCCCGCATCTGCGGGATTTTTTCATTTAATGGAGCAACTTGGTGATGAGTTTTTCACCTTTGAACCGGTTTCACCTAATAAGAGGTCACCGCCGGTTGAAAGAATAATTTCATCAGTTACTTGATTTGAAATTGTGTGCGCTACTAGTTGTAGCAATGAATTGACTTCCATTTGTGATTCTTTGAATTCTTGAATCACTGGAATGTCATCCAGCTCCTCTTGCAGTGCGTCAATTTTTTCTTCGACCTGCTTTAAG includes the following:
- a CDS encoding RicAFT regulatory complex protein RicA family protein, giving the protein MALYSKKEIVERARELAKMIADTKEVDFFKKAEAQINENTKISTIINQIKALQKQAVNLKHYGKHEALKQVEEKIDALQEELDDIPVIQEFKESQMEVNSLLQLVAHTISNQVTDEIILSTGGDLLLGETGSKVKNSSPSCSIK
- the cotE gene encoding outer spore coat protein CotE, producing the protein MSEYREIITKAVVAKGRKFTQSTHTISPSQKPTSILGGWIINHKYDAEKVGKTVEIEGTFDINVWYSYADNTKTEVVTERVKYVDIIKLRYKDKNFLDDEHEVIAKVLQQPNCLEVTISPNGNKIVVQAEREFIAEVVGETKVVVEVNSNWKEKDDEEWEEEVDEELEDIHPEFLAGDPEE